The DNA sequence TCCTGGGGCAAAACTGTGTCAGAGCAGTGTCCTGAGTGCATTAGGATGGTTATTTTGCTTGGGGCATCTTAAATACCGGTGGAATTTGAATGCAGCTGGCAGGAGTTGCCTGTATGTTTGTTGTGAGGGATGCAGTGACTGGCACATGCTTTTGCTTGTGCAGGAATGAATGACCAGACCTTCCCTTTGCTCCTGTTGTGTCAGGTTTTGCCTAATAGGTCTTAGTTTTTACTCTTCTTTTCAGGTACCTTTGCTGAGAGGTGGCAGAGCAGCCTCAGGACATCACCACGATGGAGGATCACGCACCTGGCCAGGAAAAACACTTCTCATCAGGTGAGCACGTCCAGGAGGTGGTGGAAGGACCTGCCTGGCCCACTGCTGAGCTcagtggggagagggagagcagcGTGGTGGTACGAGGGGTCCTTGGGGACAgccttctgtgtgtgtgtggaaggACACTGTGGGtcagctggctgcagccagtgcGCCGTGGGGAGCCCAGCAGATGCTCCAGCATTCACAGTCGTAGGAGAATGCTGCTTGTGGACATCATTGTCCAGCACGAGCAGAACAACCCCTGGTATCCAGACTGGGGGTGATCCcgctgctgcagctttgcaaGTGTCTGTTTGTGTTCACTCCTCAGTTTGCTatgaaaacacagcactgttttTATTTGGGGTCACAGCTCAAGGATGCTGCTTGCTGCCTGCTTTCCTCACctgcacagggacacggggacagctGAACAGAGAGCTCTGGGAGTGGGGGCCATGCCAGAGTCTTCCTCACCATATTTCAGACCTGCATTTCTCcagaagcttttcctttctcattccGCCATGCTCCGCAATTGAGCTTGGAAACCCGCACAGCGCCAGCAAACCTGGTGGGACTCACTCCTGGCTATGCTCCATATAAACATcatcttaatttccttttcttgagGTGCTTTGGACACCTCTTACACCAGATAAATGGATGGCCTCCATCCTGGAGAGCGTCCACAGCATCCATTCATCCCGGGCCCTGTAGCGCATTGCGGTCCGATAGCTCCTCTCAGCTTGTTTCACACATCACAGGTTCCTGGGGATTTCGCTTCTTCTTTTCCAAACCCGTTTTCCCAGCTCTCATTTGATTTGCCTGCAGCCTTGCTGAGAGGAGACTTGTGCCTCTTGCCCTGCTCTTCCAGAAGACTTTTGCCACCGCTTCTTGGCACAGAATGTTGTCCTGCACTGAGCCCGTTACAAACACGGGCTGGTTTGCAGTCCTGGGAGtgctcagcctgctctgggaGGGAGAGGACAACAGTGACTCGGAAGCTGCACATCTTTCCTCCTTACGTTGCTGAGATCTCCTTGCCTGCTTGTGCCATGCTTTGCTGTTTCTGCCTGTCCAGTTCACtgggcttttcttttgctgatggGTTTCCGCTTGTTCCTTTTGGTGGTGACACTGGTGCTTTTGGTTGGCATTTTCACGCTTTGCTTGCTTTTAGTTCAGGTGGTTTTtactctccagctgcagctttttgctgctgtggaTCTGGGCAATCAGAGTCGGTAACCCCCAGGCCCCAGTTCATAGCCAAGGACTTGTTGTAAGTATTTGAATGTTTTCCAGGCTATCCCCTTCAGATACCAGTCGATGACGGATCGGATGAGCCTGTTTCTGAAACATCTGATGCTAAGAGCACCCCAACTACAGAAGGTGGGAGCTCTTTGACTTTCTGCTTTGAAACCATGATGGATGGGGTCGTGGTAAACCTTGCCACAGActccctgtgctgtgtcctggtgGGGTTTCTCAGGAGGAGAAAATGCTCTTCATTAGTCTTGTCACTGGTGGTGTTTGCCATGCTGCAGAATGAGATAATGAGCTTTAAAGGTGGAGAGTGGGCTGGAAAGCAAGAAAGGTGAAGTGTTCATTACACCTCAGGAAGTTGCTTGTGGTTTGTTTCCTGCAGACTTCTTACACGGGCACTGCAAGGTCCCGGCAGTGCAGCCAGGAGCAGTCCTGTGTTGTGTGACACAGGTCTGTGTCACTGTGCTCCCCGAGCCCTGAATGCCTTGTGGGTAGAAAGACACTAATTCCAGAATGGTCCAGAGACTTGTTCACTGTTGTAATTACCTTCACTTTTTGCGTTCCTCTGGCTGCTTTAATCCCGAGTATCTGCCTTTGGAGACTTGAGGTAGAGGCTTTAGCTTGCAAAATTGTTCTGAAAGGAAGGAATGGTGGGCAGAGATGCCAAGCAgtccagccctgtcctgctaGAGGCGTGGGCTGACTGATTGTCTGGAAGGTGCCTCAAGAAATCGGGACATAAAACCTGGTTGGTGCAGGAGGGGATGGTATCCTGCTTTCCAGTTGGATTGGGACTGTCAGGATGAGCAGACACCCCTCTGGTAGGTGGAGCCAGGTGTCTGTCTGTCCCAGAACATGATGCAGCCACAGTGGGGTGTTTTATGAAGGTGTCCTGTGGGAGttgctctgtcctgctccagagcagcctAGTCCCCATGCAGGGttgctgtgcctgtgcatcAGGCACCAGTGGCTGCTTTTAGCTGTGGATTTTTGGACAAAAAGGCAAAGCCCTCAGAAGCATAGGGAGCCCATTGTGGTGCATTGTGTGGCAGGGGGCAGCTCATGGTGTCTCTGTGGTTCTGGCTTTGCTGTGTCGTGCTCGGTTGTTCCCTCCACAAGCTCCATTGGCTCAAGGGAGGGAGCCGAGTGCTTCTCTGAACAGAAAGTTCTTCAGGCACATCGTGGCCTCCAGAAGGCTTTGCCTCTCAACAGCTGTGTGAAAGCTGTGTTGTTTTTCAGATGCCACAGCACCTTTAGTGGAGGAAGGAGACCACGAGGATCAGGGTGGTGCGGAACAGCACGGGGAGATCCCAGAAGGAACCACAGGTGAGGGAGACCAAGGTGCAGCTTCATCTCTTGATGcagacagagcagagagctggactGGTCGGTGCTGTGAGACAACACCACAAAACCTCTCACAGGGACGCTGCTTCCGATGCTGCTTCCTTCTTCTCCAAATAATTCCTCACTTAAATTGTCCTCTTGCCTTCCCCATCCTGGGGGAAACTCgcagccttttcttctctctttctctgctccaCATCTGACAATCCTTCTGTCTGGTGTCTCTGCGGTGGCTTTGGCTCCCACCCCCAGGCTCTACCTGCAGATCCGGGTCATtcctgcccctgtgccagcagcccctCGCCGCTGGTCTCCACAGGCCCTtgggctctgcccagccctcGCAGGTGTCTTTGCAGTGGCAGGTGAAAACCAGGCCACTGCAGCAGTGCTTTTAAGGATAATGCAGAGGAAGTGAAGTGACTAATTCAGCCTGAATGCCCTGTGGGGAATCACTGCACCTGGGCCTGGTTTTCCATGGAAGGATGGGGCCtttcagaggcagagcagggagtgactgtggcagtgctgtgtgtgagagagagcaGGATCTGGGAGGGCAGATCTGTGTGCGAAAAATGAGGACGTGTCCCCTGTGCCATAGCCAGTGGCTTTCCCTGGAAGCATCAGGCAGGACCTGAGAAAGATAGTGGGTGGAAAAGGGCTTCTGCCACTTCCAGACACTGAAACAAGCTCACAGCAGTGAAATTTCTGTCCTGCATCCAGTCCCCGAGCTGCTGGTGGAGCCCTGGGCTGAAACATGGAGGCTCTGGTGCAAGATCTGACTGTCCCAGGGAGCCAGTGTGTGTGTCCTgaactgcttggaaaaaaaatggggaaaacagagaaagtcCTGGTTTGACTGGAGAACTGTGACATACAAATGTAATTGTTTAAGCTGGTTTGAAAGTAGTCAtagaataaattgaaaaaatgcTGATGGAGACAAACCATCatcactgtgaagaaaaccGTGCTTCTCTGATGTACCAGTAGTCCTGAAGTTCAGGATTTCTCTAGATTTGTATCAGGCTTGGAATTACTGGTCTCACACAGCCTTGGCAGGGTTCACAGGTTGGTCACAGACACCAAGAAGGTGAGCTCAGGTAAGAGACATTCATGGGAGTGCTGCTGGCCACATGAAGGCCAGGTGGGGTAGAAGAGGGATTTAAATCCACAAGTTTCCTTGTTCCTTAACAGCCTGTTTTCTGCCTGGAAGAGCTTGTACTAACCTGCCATTTAGGATATGGAAGTTGGTGAAACACTTCTCTGGTCTGTACAGCACAGGCTGTACACAGATCCATCATCGGTGTGGGGAGATTTGCTTTCTGATACTGCCCTGCTCGTGGTACAGCAGAGATCCTGCCCATTCTGATGGGCAGCCTCGGCAGAGAGGTGAATTCATTCTCCAGGCACATGCTTAAACTTGTTTTGATcatgtttttccccttctttttctgacctgggagcagctgaagaGGCGGGGGTAGGAGCCACTCCCAACCTGGAGGATCATGCTGCAGGAGACGCCACTCAAGGTGGGTGAATCGTCTGTTGCTGGGACCAGTTGTTGCTGCCCACGTGTGCAACTGGTTGGTGGTGGCTTGGGAATTTTGTTCTGTGAGGAAatgctctgccctgcacagcagctgtgcagttCTCCCTGTTCCTGACAGAGGAGGGTCGTACACGCTTGGAATGTTCCAACACAATCATTTCAGGGAGTTGCAGCTTCTCATGCACCAGATTTCCATCTCAGATGGCCAAAGTCATGGTGCTTGTTTGTCCAGTTGCAAAACCAGGGCAttctccaggctggaagagctgatggacagagctgggatgtgccaTGACCTGAGGAACTGCTCAGATTGAGCAGAGGCAGTGTGGGCCCTGCGTGTCACACGTGAAACTAGTGCACTGTTTAATTACTGTGTCTTTCTAATGTAAAACATGACTCAAACCTAGTCACTGATACCCTGACTTTAACATTATGGGATTTTTCTCCTCATCCCAGTCTTGGGGAATGTGAGTGACAAAGCCAGGTACAGTGGGCAGTGAGTGTTCTCACAGCATTAATTACATGCCTGCTTAGGTGAGCTGAAAATTATCCAGGGACCATTTGGACCTGGAAAGCTTCTCTTGACTCTGCTCAGTTCAGACTTGATGGAAAATTGGTTTTCCCAAAGCCCCCAGTGCTGGCTTAATTCCATAGAGCAGACTGAGGGGTTGAGACTCGCCGTGATGTTTCTGTCCTGCCTGCACTGTACACCACAGCCCTAATTTAGTGCACTGTTTAAAATCTTAGTGAAAAGCCATGTTGTGAAGTAGTTTCCTGTGCAGTAAACACAACAAATCCCTCCAGTTGGGCAGTGTCTTTCCTCCTTGTGGCTCCATTAGTGCATTTAGACATCCATGTCTTTTACAGAAGTAAATAGATCTTTGCCTTCTCAGCTCAGGGTGGAATTCAGGTTGTTGTTGCTTTCCACACACAGATGAGCACAGTTCTGTgcactctgctccctgcagttAGAATAAAACCTTTACTTGCCTGGCCAGTGGTTTTTGCACTGTCAGCTCTTCTAGATATGAAATAGTGGCACCactataaaaaagaaatcagggtTGTTAGTGCTGGGGGTTGAagttctctcttctctctgcccTGGCTTTAGTGCTGTTTCTCACCAGATTTTTGCTAAGCCCTTTCTGTCCTGTCCTGGGATCTTTCAGCTGTCACGTATGAGGTCTTTGTTTGGTTGTTTCACTTAATTGTGATATTCTCTTAAAATGGGGAGGACACTGATGAAAGACCAAGTTGGTCTAGACTTCATCTATTCTCGTTTTAGTCTTGTTTGTTATTCTACCAAAGCCACAGTCGTGATCTCAGGGCTCTGGTTTAGGCTCTTTACCTGATCAGTGCTCAAAAAGTCAGGAAGGAGGACAGGGCTCTGGCCCTTGCCCAGGCCCTTGAGGCAAGAAGAGGTGGGCACTGAGCAGCAAACTGATGGTCCAGTGGTGTTagggaaaatgggaatgttCTTGGCTTTTGGAAACCTCTACAGCTAAACCAGCTCATGGAGTGCAGGGTGAACCTGGCCTCCTCCGAGCCGGGTCCAGGCAGGAATCTGGTCTCCCATGTGCTGTGGCTGTCGCTGTTCCTGATTCCTGTGGGGATCAGAGTTTCTTTGAGGGCAAAAGCCACCGTGGGAGTGAGTTGTCTGTTCAGTGGGGCGGGGTGGgacttgcttttctctctcgACTGCCGGTAGAAATCCTGAATCTCTCATGTTACGTGATGTTTGACATGCCTGTGCTAATCTCTTGCCCATGCTTCATACCCCACGTCTTCAACTCCAGGCGAGCCGAGCTCTCCAaagctccagcctggccctcAGGAGTGTGTGGGAGAGGCAGTAAAAGGTGCCAGCCAGCCCCCAGAGCAGGGAGCGGGGCTTCAGCAGCCGCCTCTGTCGCGTGAAACAAAGGCCccggcagcagctcccaccagaATCGAGGTCACCATCCCAATACCCCTGGATATGTACCAAGGCTCTGGAGCATCCGAAGGCAGCAGTGAGTTGTGGGATCAGGGAGGCAGAGAAGGCGTCGGTgtggagccagagctgggccGTGGCGTGCGCACGGAGGGtctggcaggagcaggtggCACAGGTGACCATAAAGATGGACCATCTCCTTTGTGTGCCAGAGCCCCGTTAAAAGAAGATTCCAGCGGACGGGAGAGAGATCAGGACCGGGATATTGATGAAACTTCTGAGCAAGGTTTGCCTTCCCTTGTGGATCATCGTGTTTCACTGGGACCTGAAAAGGGCTtgtgtccagcagcagccaaggagaCTCGTGAAGAACATGATGGAGAAAACAAGTCCAAAGATGTCCTCAGAGACACCCCAGGAGAGGCACTTCTGACTGAAGCTGAGTCACATAAAGCAGGAGAGGACCAAGAGGAGAAGCAACAGCCACTGGGGGGAGAAGGAGGTCTGGATGTGACCCCATCAGAGCCTTCTGAAAGTGTCTCCCAAAAAGAGGCTGAGCCCAAGGAGGGAGAAGATTCCGGGCCCGTGCTAGAAGCAGCCAAACTCCCTGCTGAGGTAGAAGATGATATGAAGGACAAAGATGCTCCTTCGGAAGAGGTTGTGCCAGATGCAGGGGGCCGCCGGACGCCCAGGAGGAAGCCCAGTGGCCTGGCTGCAGACAAGGCCACTCGTGTCCCTCTCCTCAAAGGtgtgtgctccagctgctgccctgggctcgCCTGGCTCCCGACAAGGCTGCCTgatccagcactgcagcttgcTGCCACCTCAACTCCTGCTGCTTGGAAATGGCCTGGACCTGTGCTGTGACTGATCTacaatgctgctgctccctccctgcccctccctcTTTATTTAATCCTGGATTGGATTGCCAGACCCTTGCGCTGCGGTTCCGCGTCCCTTGCATGGTGCTGGCGTGTCCCTAATCATgctttttttcacctgtttttgttttgatttccttgGATCTGTTGGGTGGGTGCCTTAACTCCCACCTGGCACCTTCCCAGAGAAGACGAGGACCGGATGGACGTGGCTCTGGCATGCTGGAGTGGGGCTAACCTGGCGTGTGCAGCTTGTTCCGGCAGGACACGTGCCATCTGGTTTGCATGTCTGATCCAATAACTCTTGGAATTGGCTTTCCtaaagaggagggaggaggaaaaaggcaaGGATGGCAGGTCTAACCATGGAAAAGCCCCCACATTGATCCTGTTTCTTGTACTTCCCCCTTAAATATCCGCTacccactgctgctggaggtacggcctgcagccagcaggacctTTTCCCACTGCCAGGCATGTCCATTGCTCTTCCAAAGCatcctgctgccatcccagctctggatggggtgtccctgggtgtgccagcacagtgctgggtttggaggttcagcaggagctgcctgtctGTCTGGAGGCATCTAAACagtgtgtggggctgggctgggctgggagggcaggcTTGGGTCAAGGTTTGAGTTCACTGAATACACGAGCATCCCTTacacctttcctttctgttttccaccTCTCCTGGGTTCAGGAATGTCCCAAGGGCCCAGCTCAGTGGCCGAAGGCAGGTGGTGCTGTGAGCTGTTAAcaagccagggcagcaggacacACGTTGGTGTCTCACCGTGTTGTAcctcagctcagctctccagGGTCTGTCCTGGGGGaagctctgccttttccccagGATCCACGTTCCAAAGGCTGGCTTGGCTGCTCCCGTTAGCCCGGGAATGCTGCTCTGGTTTGCGGCTCTTTGCTGCGTGGGGCTCATGAAGAAATTGTTCATGGAGCTTTTTCCACTGGAGCTAAAGCTCATAACATATTTCTCGTTGTTCCCTCCGGGATCAGCAGCGGGAGGCTTTGCACGTCTGCTGTGGGGCACTGGCATGGCTTGCACTGGAGCCTGGAGCCACGGCGGGGTGGGGATGCACTGCCCAGAGCCAGCCAGCTTCTGATTCAGTAGGAGAAGTTTAATTATTGAATGGTCTTTCCCTTCAAAGACAGAGATACTTGGTGGCTGTTTGGCTCCAGCCTTGCTCCAGTGTGCAGTTTAACTGAATTTGGGAGGGGTGGTGCCTCCggcagctctgggatgggtCAGTGCTGGATTAACAGCATTGTCTGTGCCTTTGGGAAAGGGCTGATCCCCCAGGACAAGTTTCCAAACACTGGGGACAATatcagcagcttctcctcccaATTAGCTGaagctggggggaaaagggcTTTGTTATGAGTGCCTTGTAGTTCCAACTTTATCTTCTCCCCATTTCTAATCTCCTAATTAGACTGACCCAGGTGGAAGGGGCACTGTGctgggaggcagggagcagcctgtCAGGAGAGATGGGAATTAACAACAGCCAGGATAAAAGTGCTCTGCAATGCCAGCTGAACACCCCCCTTAAATGAGATCACAGTGCTGCTGGACTGGGGCTTCCTTCAGCTTGAGTCCCTATTTATATGATTGTTAGAACAAGTGGGTGTTCCAGAGACTCGTGTTTAGGGTTAAAGGGAGCTTTCTGTCCTAAGCTGGATGGATCCTGCGGGAACTGGGTGGAAATCTGGGCGAAATGCTCTCACACAAACCTCGTTGGTGTGTCTGGTCTCCAGTGCTGACTAACACAGGATCATCTGCTAACACAGAAGGAATGTGTTTGTGGAGTGGGGGAAGGATTTCTGCAAGAAACGGTGACTTTGTCGTATTTCTAAGAACAGTATTGAGTTTAAgagagagcagggacagggaacaCCCCCAGCAGTGTGGTGTCCTCTCTGGAGTTTATGACCAGTCCCAAGAGGTGTAACTGTGTGTTTCCATCTGTCAGGTCGTGTTGACAAGGAAGGGACCGAAGCTGATGAAAAGAAACCCAAGGTAagctaaaaaacaaaaccaggggTGACACCTGTCCACATTCCTggcccctctcctgccctcctggCCTGCTCTTGTGCCTCTTAGGAAACCTTCCCATTATGttccatttttccatttgttttcaagagtgtttttattttttcttccctcccttggGTTTGGATGGTGCAATCCATGGGTTCTTTGAGGGTGAGGAAATGGTCCAAATCTAAATCAAACTCATGGCTCATGGGGTTGGGTGGGTGGTTGGAGAAATCATTTTCTCAGCCCaggactggaaagcagcagctgaccTTGGGGCAGGCTCAAAACTGCACTGAGGACAAGCGTAACTGTGAAAAGAGCAAAACATGccattaaaacattaaattaaataatctaGACCTTGCagatcatagaatatcctgggttggaagggatccacaggAATCATTAAATCCAGCTCCTGACTTGCACAGGACAACTCCCCAAAAAGATGCTGTGTTGTATTCTGGGTGAGGAACAGAGTTTAATAGTGGGTAAATTCCAGAAGTTTAACAATATCTGTCACACTGGTAGTTTGGAGGAGGTTTAGCTCAGCTGGCCGTTATCCTGGTTAGTGCCTGAGTGGGATAATGGACAAGCTGAGGGGAAATTCAGTGGGTGAAGATTTAAAGATGAGGGATagaattattttcaaacagTGAAATTGGTTATTTCTCTATGCATTGCCCCGGCAGTCCCAGCCATCACCTACGCCACACCCAGCTCTGTATTGCACCTTCTAATCCTATTTGATGTTGCTgatcccattttctttccttcccatgctgattttttttgtttttgttcccATTTTATTTCGTTTCCATGTCCAAGAAATCCTCACCCTGCCCTGCCAAACCCCCCGGCTCCATCCCCCCCCTCCGACACACAGCCCCTCCGAAACcaccctccagccctgcctctgcctccaAGCgagcctctcctgctgcagcccggCCTGCCGGTACAGGGACGCAGGAGACAAGAGCCAAGGTAAGGGAGCGGGGTGGGAGAGAGGCCAAGGGCACTACCTGGAGGTGTTCCTGGTCGATGGAGCTCGGCTGAGTCCTTCCCTGTCCCATGGAGAGGGTGGGATGtgcttccccctctccttcccgTGGTGAGGCCAGGCTTGGCTGCGATGTTGGTGTTGGGAGGaaccagcacagagagcacTTGCTGCAGGGTGTGACCTGCTCTCCCCAAGGTGTTCCCAGGTCCCCTCATGCCCTTCCTTGTTTGCAGCTCTGTCTGTGTTTCTGCAGACAGCAGATGAGTTtgagctgtgccagagctgcaggtgctgcacaGGGCAGAGAATGCAGCGCGCCCATGGCTAATCCTGCGGGGGGACAGAACCTCGGAGCTTTTTCCCTTTGTGGCATTCAGTCACATAAATACACCCGTGGCGAGGGAAAGCACAGGGAGTGCAGctcacagaaccatggaatcctggaatggtttgggtcagaaacgaccttaaatctcatccagtccctcccctgccttgggcagggacacctcccactgtcccaggctgctccaagccgtgtccagcctggccttggacacttccagggatggggcagccacagctgctctgggcaccctgtgccagtcaCAGATGCTGGGATTAATTTATCTTCTGTACAAAATTTTAGCAGAACAGGGGAAACCAAAGGCTGAAATTTAAAGAACAGAGGTGTGGCTGAAGCAGGTGTGAGTGTGCAGTGAATGGTGCAGCTGAAGCCAGGGGCTCACCTGGGAAAGgtcacagctgctccagcagcccaggCCTGGGGGATGGGACAGGAGGTGTGAACGGGCACATTCCAGGTGTGGGGAATCCCaggggaggaggtgggagggtCTCACGCGCTGGTATGCTGTGTCCCCAGGCGAAGACGGGCACGGCACGCACGGGGCAGGCGCAGAGGAACTCCACCAACGCCACCCGCATCCCGGCCAAGACCCCCACGGCCCCCAAGACCCCTCCCAGCTCCGGTAGGTGACGGTGGGAGCTGCGTGCTGGTGTCtgggtggtgctgctgggcagtTCCAGGGGGTTGATGACCAAACTCAGccctctcctggggctggggtgcAGAGCCAGGGGTGACCCCTCTGAATCGAGCCTTCCCAGGTGCTGCTCAATCCCCTCTGTTCATACAGTCACCAGTGTGTAGGAGACGACAGTTGCTTTATCCTGTGGGATTTCCTCAAATTTGGACGATTTAGGCAGCTCCGTTTTTTTAATCCATCTACTCGTTTTCTCTCTGACAATATTTCACAAAGAGCAGGGGCAAGAGGATCAATTCTTCGATTACAGGAATGGAGATTAGCCCATTATGCTCAGAGAAGAAAACCCCAGAAAGCATCAGGCATTGTGAATTTCCATTAAAGTGGTGCATTTCACTggatatatacatatatttcaTACTTAACCAGCACTGCATAAAACCTTAAATCAATTAATTTTCCAGCTTTATCATGTTTAAGTATCTTTCTCATTCACTAAACAggcagaaaggagcagaaaaaaacacctcctgcagcagcaaagacTGAGAAAGGTGATGTTTAAGggtcttcttttcttctttcatttccttttcaaactgGGGACAGTGCTAAGCTGCTCAGCGATCAGCTTTagttaattacagaaaataattttgtggaaGTGCTTCCAAATTTCTAATAGAAAAGTGGTTCTGAGTGTCTTTTGTCTGTAATTCATCATGCCATGCTTGGGTGGGGAGTCTTACTGATGATCCAGGCAATGGAGACCATCTTCCTTCTGGGATATTAGGAAATTGCctttaaattacagttttccCTTCAAAATGGAGTAGAAGAAAGTGCAGCCACCACCCTCCCCCTGCACTGGGAGTAGTGGGTGGGCTCTGGGACgaggcagagcagcccccacgggcagcagggagcagggaagggttCTGACCCGTGCTGTCCTGTCTGCAAACCCCAGGTGAGCAGCCAAAGTCTGGAGACAGAAGCGGTTACACCAGTCCCGGCTCCCCCGGGACTCCAGGCAGCCGTTCCCGCACCCCCTCTCTGCCCACCCCACCAGCCAGGGAGCCCAAGAAGGTGGCAGTGGTTCGCACCCCACCGAAATCTCCCGCCTCTGCCAAGACCCGCGTCCAGCCGTCGGCCGCGCCCATGCCCGACCTGAAAAACGTCA is a window from the Corvus cornix cornix isolate S_Up_H32 chromosome 23, ASM73873v5, whole genome shotgun sequence genome containing:
- the LOC104698638 gene encoding microtubule-associated protein tau isoform X15, yielding MEDHAPGQEKHFSSGYPLQIPVDDGSDEPVSETSDAKSTPTTEAEEAGVGATPNLEDHAAGDATQGRVDKEGTEADEKKPKKSSPCPAKPPGSIPPLRHTAPPKPPSSPASASKRASPAAARPAGTGTQETRAKAKTGTARTGQAQRNSTNATRIPAKTPTAPKTPPSSGRKEQKKTPPAAAKTEKGEQPKSGDRSGYTSPGSPGTPGSRSRTPSLPTPPAREPKKVAVVRTPPKSPASAKTRVQPSAAPMPDLKNVKSKIGSTDNLKHQPGGGKVQIINKKLDFSSVQSKCGSKDNIKHIPGGGSVQIINKKLDFSSVQSRCGSKDNIKHIPGGGSVQIVYKPVDLSHVTSKCGSLGNIHHKPGGGQVEVKSEKLDFKDKVQSKIGSLDNISHVPGGGNKKIETHKLTFRENAKAKTDHGAEIVYKSPTISGDASPRRLSNVSSTGSINLVDSPQLATLADEVSASLAKQGL
- the LOC104698638 gene encoding microtubule-associated protein tau isoform X22, with the translated sequence MEDHAPGQEKHFSSGYPLQIPVDDGSDEPVSETSDAKSTPTTEAEEAGVGATPNLEDHAAGDATQGRVDKEGTEADEKKPKKSSPCPAKPPGSIPPLRHTAPPKPPSSPASASKRASPAAARPAGTGTQETRAKAKTGTARTGQAQRNSTNATRIPAKTPTAPKTPPSSGEQPKSGDRSGYTSPGSPGTPGSRSRTPSLPTPPAREPKKVAVVRTPPKSPASAKTRVQPSAAPMPDLKNVKSKIGSTDNLKHQPGGGKVQIVYKPVDLSHVTSKCGSLGNIHHKPGGGQVEVKSEKLDFKDKVQSKIGSLDNISHVPGGGNKKIETHKLTFRENAKAKTDHGAEIVYKSPTISGDASPRRLSNVSSTGSINLVDSPQLATLADEVSASLAKQGL
- the LOC104698638 gene encoding microtubule-associated protein tau isoform X1; this encodes MEDHAPGQEKHFSSGYPLQIPVDDGSDEPVSETSDAKSTPTTEDATAPLVEEGDHEDQGGAEQHGEIPEGTTAEEAGVGATPNLEDHAAGDATQGEPSSPKLQPGPQECVGEAVKGASQPPEQGAGLQQPPLSRETKAPAAAPTRIEVTIPIPLDMYQGSGASEGSSELWDQGGREGVGVEPELGRGVRTEGLAGAGGTGDHKDGPSPLCARAPLKEDSSGRERDQDRDIDETSEQGLPSLVDHRVSLGPEKGLCPAAAKETREEHDGENKSKDVLRDTPGEALLTEAESHKAGEDQEEKQQPLGGEGGLDVTPSEPSESVSQKEAEPKEGEDSGPVLEAAKLPAEVEDDMKDKDAPSEEVVPDAGGRRTPRRKPSGLAADKATRVPLLKGRVDKEGTEADEKKPKKSSPCPAKPPGSIPPLRHTAPPKPPSSPASASKRASPAAARPAGTGTQETRAKAKTGTARTGQAQRNSTNATRIPAKTPTAPKTPPSSGRKEQKKTPPAAAKTEKGEQPKSGDRSGYTSPGSPGTPGSRSRTPSLPTPPAREPKKVAVVRTPPKSPASAKTRVQPSAAPMPDLKNVKSKIGSTDNLKHQPGGGKVQIINKKLDFSSVQSKCGSKDNIKHIPGGGSVQIINKKLDFSSVQSRCGSKDNIKHIPGGGSVQIVYKPVDLSHVTSKCGSLGNIHHKPGGGQVEVKSEKLDFKDKVQSKIGSLDNISHVPGGGNKKIETHKLTFRENAKAKTDHGAEIVYKSPTISGDASPRRLSNVSSTGSINLVDSPQLATLADEVSASLAKQGL
- the LOC104698638 gene encoding microtubule-associated protein tau isoform X9, yielding MEDHAPGQEKHFSSAEEAGVGATPNLEDHAAGDATQGEPSSPKLQPGPQECVGEAVKGASQPPEQGAGLQQPPLSRETKAPAAAPTRIEVTIPIPLDMYQGSGASEGSSELWDQGGREGVGVEPELGRGVRTEGLAGAGGTGDHKDGPSPLCARAPLKEDSSGRERDQDRDIDETSEQGLPSLVDHRVSLGPEKGLCPAAAKETREEHDGENKSKDVLRDTPGEALLTEAESHKAGEDQEEKQQPLGGEGGLDVTPSEPSESVSQKEAEPKEGEDSGPVLEAAKLPAEVEDDMKDKDAPSEEVVPDAGGRRTPRRKPSGLAADKATRVPLLKGRVDKEGTEADEKKPKKSSPCPAKPPGSIPPLRHTAPPKPPSSPASASKRASPAAARPAGTGTQETRAKAKTGTARTGQAQRNSTNATRIPAKTPTAPKTPPSSGRKEQKKTPPAAAKTEKGEQPKSGDRSGYTSPGSPGTPGSRSRTPSLPTPPAREPKKVAVVRTPPKSPASAKTRVQPSAAPMPDLKNVKSKIGSTDNLKHQPGGGKVQIINKKLDFSSVQSKCGSKDNIKHIPGGGSVQIINKKLDFSSVQSRCGSKDNIKHIPGGGSVQIVYKPVDLSHVTSKCGSLGNIHHKPGGGQVEVKSEKLDFKDKVQSKIGSLDNISHVPGGGNKKIETHKLTFRENAKAKTDHGAEIVYKSPTISGDASPRRLSNVSSTGSINLVDSPQLATLADEVSASLAKQGL